The following are from one region of the Periophthalmus magnuspinnatus isolate fPerMag1 chromosome 5, fPerMag1.2.pri, whole genome shotgun sequence genome:
- the cacna2d3 gene encoding voltage-dependent calcium channel subunit alpha-2/delta-3: MQGNVRILLSPKCSGTFFVLWICICLKAAAVQGSQPQQQQPGIPQSVVKLWASAFGGEIKSISAKYSGSQLLQKELLSITSPRNSSEPSPPMKGVTRIGTRTYCPGGWEDAAPRGPRKHGEGVQVGFRKRILNSNPTCPEKPKELVKAVKVEEIDGVKLVKNLAVRMEEMFRKKAEATRRLVEAAEEAHHQHEENPDLQYEYFNAVLINEVDDEGNNVELGGEFILEPNDHFNNLSVNLSLSVVQVPTNMYNKDPDIVNGVYWSEALNKVFVENFERDPTLIWQYFGSAKGFFRQYPGVKWHPDEHGVIGFDCRNRKWYIQAATSPKDVVILVDVSGSMKGLRLTIARQTVSSILDTLGDDDFFNIIAYNQEIHYVEPCLNGTLVRADRANKDHFREHLDKLFAKGIGLLGEALAEAFTILGDFNSTGRGSVCSQAIMLVTDGATEMYDDVFEKYNWPERRVRIFPYLIGRESAFADNLKWMACANKGYFSQISTLADVQENVMRYLHVMSRPKVIDHEHDTVWTEAYVDSAMKDKSGPSLMTTVAMPVFSTKNETKNQGILLGVVGTDIPLQELMKLIPKHMLGIHGYAFAITNNGYILMHPDLRPLYQEGQKRRKPNYSSVDLSEVEWEDKDDILRNAMVNRRTGTFSMDVMKTVDKGRRLLRMHNDYFYTDIKGTPFSLGVALSRGHGKYFFRGNVSVDAGLRDLEQPDVALADEWTYCNTEEDHEHRHLTQIQAIKLFMTGKRPHLKCDRELIQEVLFDAVVTAPLRSYWTGLALNKSENSDKGVEIAFLGTRTGLSRTNLFVPVDQLSNQDFLTHEDKEGVFNADHFPLWYKRAAEQVPGTFVYSIPFSTAFENKSVVLASTAIQLTDDRKSPIVAAAGIQMKLEFFQRKFWTACRQCSALDGKCSLSCDNDDINCYLIDNNGFILVAEDTTQTGLFFGEVEGAVMSKLLMMGTFKRITLYDYQAVCREYAGSSDSAHTLSNPFTVVKWLFAELVIFLLEFNLYSWWNIDASVKAQRSRGKTIMVPCDTEYPAFVSERIIRETSGSVNCEGCIRSFVIQQIPSSNLFMIVVDNKCDCSSAPAVTMDPIEIMYIESLKCDRLKYQKDRKKPESCHPFHPEENAIECGSATRLSFLFTSALLPLIAVVVSR, from the exons GAGCTGCTGTCCATTACCTCACCTCGGAACTCCTCTGAACCCAGCCCCCCCATGAAAGGGGTGACCCGGATAGGCACCCGGACCTACTGCCCTGGAGGGTGGGAGGACGCAGCACCCAGGGGCCCACGCAAACACGGCGAGGGTGTTCAAGTTGGCTTTAGGAAAAGAATTCTAAACTCTAATCCTACATGTCCAGAG AAACCCAAAGAGTTAGTAAAGGCGGTGAAGGTTGAGGAAATAGATGGGGTGAAGCTGGTGAAGAACTTGGCTGTGAGGATGGAGGAGATGTTCAGGAAGAAGGCTGAAGCCACAAGG CGGCTCGTGGAAGCTGCGGAGGAAGCGCATCATCAGCACGAAGAGAACCCGGACCTGCAG TATGAGTACTTCAACGCTGTGCTGATCAATGAAGTGGATGATGAGGGCAATAAtgtggagctgggaggagagtTCATACTGGAACCCAATGACCATTTCAATAATCTTTCTGTCAACCTCAGCCTGAGCGTGGTGCAAGTGCCCACCAACATGTACAACAAAG ATCCAGACATTGTGAACGGCGTGTACTGGTCAGAGGCACtgaataaagtgtttgtggagaATTTTGAGAGGGATCCAACTCTGATCTGGCAATACTTTGGGAGTGCCAAAGGTTTCTTCAGGCAGTACCCCG GTGTAAAATGGCATCCGGATGAACATGGGGTCATAGGCTTTGATTgcagaaacaggaagtg GTACATACAGGCTGCGACTTCACCCAAAGACGTTGTGATTCTGGTGGATGTGAGCGGCAGCATGAAGGGCCTGAGGCTGACCATTGCCAGACAAACCGTTTCCTCCATTTTGGACACACTCGGAGATGATGACTTTTTCAATATAATTGCA TATAACCAGGAAATCCACTATGTTGAACCCTGTTTGAATGGCACTCTGGTCCGAGCTGACAGGGCCAATAAAGAT CATTTCCGGGAGCATCTGGACAAGCTGTTTGCCAAAGGAATCGGGCTGCTGGGTGAAGCTCTCGCTGAGGCATTTACAATCCTTGGTGAT TTTAATTCGACCGGCCGAGGCAGTGTCTGTAGTCAGGCCATAATGCTGGTCACCGATGGAGCGACCGAAATGTACGATGATGTTTTTGAGAAGTACAACTGGCCAGAGCGAAGG GTACGAATATTCCCTTACCTGATTGGACGAGAGTCTGCTTTTGCTGATAACCTCAAATGGATGGCCTGTGCCAACAAAG GATACTTCAGTCAGATTTCCACTTTAGCTGATGTTCAGGAGAATGTGATGCGGTATCTCCATGTGATGAGTCGCCCAAAAGTGATTGACCACGAGCACGACACGGTGTGGACTGAGGCCTATGTGGACAGTGCT atgaaAGACAAGTCAGGTCCcagtctgatgaccacagtggcCATGCCTGTTTTTAGCACCAAGAACGAGACT AAGAATCAGGGAATTCTGTTGGGGGTCGTCGGAACAGACATCCCTCTGCAGGAGCTGATGAAGCTCATCCCAAAGCATATG CTGGGGATCCATGGATATGCATTTGCCATTACAAACAATGGCTATATCCTCATGCACCCAGACCTCAGACCTCTG TATCAGGAAGGTCAAAAGAGGAGAAAACCCAACTACAGCAGCGTGGATCTGTCTGAGGTCGAGTGGGAGGACAAAGATGATATA ttGCGTAATGCCATGGTGAACAGGAGAACAGGCACTTTCTCTATGGATGTCATGAAGACTGTGGACAAAGGG AGGCGTCTGTTGAGGATGCACAATGACTATTTCTACACAGACATAAAAGGCACTCCATTCAG TCTCGGAGTCGCACTATCCAGAGGTCATGGCAAATACTTCTTCAGAGGAAATGTGTCAGTGGACGCAG gaCTCCGTGATCTGGAACAGCCAGATGTCGCCCTGGCAGACGAATG GACGTACTGCAACACAGAGGAGGATCACGAGCATCGCCACCTCACACAGATCCAGGCCATCAAACTATTCATGACGGGAAAGAGACCGCacctaaaat GTGACAGAGAACTCATTCAGGAGGTGTTATTTGATGCTGTGGTGACTGCTCCCCTGCGCTCGTACTGGACTGGGCTCGCTCTCAACAAGTCAGA aaactCTGATAAAGGGGTAGAGATTGCGTTCCTCGGCACCCGCACAGGACTGTCCCGCACCAACCTGTTTGTGCCTGTGGATCAATTATCCAATCA AGACTTCCTGACACACGAAGACAAAGAGGGAGTGTTCAATGCCGACCACTTCCCCCTGTGGTACAAGAGAGCCGCGGAGCAGGTCCCAGGAACTTTTGTCTACTCCATTCCCTTCAGCACTG CTTTTGAAAATAAGAGCGTGGTTTTGGCCAGTACTGCGATTCAGTTGACAGATGATAGAAAGTCTCCCATTGTTGCTG CTGCTGGAATCCAGATGAAGCTTGAGTTTTTTCAAAGGAAATTTTGGACTGCCTGTCGACAA TGTTCAGCTCTCGATGGAAAATGCAGTCTGAGCTGTGATAACGAT GACATTAACTGTTATCTCATCGACAACAATGGCTTTATTCTAGTGGCAGAGGACACtacccag ACTGGACTCTTTTTTGGAGAAGTGGAGGGTGCAGTCATGAGCAAACTTTTAATGATGGGCACTTTCAAAAG aatcacattgtatgattatCAGGCCGTGTGCCGAGAGTACGCTGGCAGCAGTGACAGCGCCCACACTTTgtcaaat CCTTTCACTGTTGTGAAGTGGCTATTTGCGGAACTTGTGAT TTTTCTATTGGAGTTTAACTTATACAGCTGGTGGAACATAGATGCTTCGGTGAAAG CTCAGAGATCTCGTGGTAAAACTATCATGGTGCCTTGTGACACCGAGTATCCCGCCTTTGTTTCTGAGCGCATCATCAGAGAGACATCAGGCAGCGTGAACTGTGAAGGCTGTATCAG GTCCTTTGTCATTCAGCAGATCCCCAGCAGCAACCTCTTCATGATCGTTGTGGACAATAAGTGTGACTGCAGCAGTGCGCCTGCCGTTACCATGGACCCCATTGAAATCATGTATATC GAGTCCCTGAAGTGTGACCGACTCAAGTATCAGAAGGACAGAAAAAAGCCTGAATCTTGTCACCCCTTCCACCCAGAG gaaAATGCCATAGAGTGTGGTTCGGCCACacgtctctccttcctctttacATCAGCTCTGCTTCCCCTGATTGCAGTTGTCGTCTCCAGGTGA
- the LOC117371622 gene encoding protein B4, with the protein MVREAIKALDSRKGVSSQAIQNYIKQKYPSVDLVRLKGLVRNALKKGIESGTLVRPANATATTGATGRFRLPPKSKEPKAKSENVDPNLQKAPKSGTGEAKKKKPAAKKELDEPKDESSEEPKPAKKSKKHEEDVLPPKVAPAKKPKATKKAAAAETEEVDEHEPVKLKGKAKAIKEDEEQPEKGKATQKRKAAQSKAQVAKSDEAPGKRGKASE; encoded by the exons ATGGTCAGAGAAGCGATCAAAGCACTCGACTCCAGAAAAGGTGTATCTTCTCAGGCGATTCAGAACTATATCAAACAGAAGTACCCCTCGGTGGACCTGGTGCGGTTGAAGGGCTTGGTCCGCAACGCGCTGAAGAAGGGCATCGAGAGCGGCACTCTGGTGAGACCTGCCAATGCCACCGCCACCACGGGGGCCACAGGGAGATTCAGG cTTCCACCAAAATCCAAAGAACCAAAGGCAAAATCTGAGAATGTTGACCCAAACCTGCAGAAGGCCCCCAAATCTGGGACAGGTGAAGCCAAGAAAAAGAagcctg CTGCCAAGAAGGAACTTGATGAACCCAAAGATGAGTCATCTGAG GAACCTAAGCcggcaaaaaagtccaaaaagcatGAGGAAGATGTTTTGCCCCCAAAGGTTGCTCCAGCAAAGAAACCAAAAGCTACAAAGAAGGCGGCAGCAGCAGAGACTGAAGAGGTAGATGAGCATGAGCCTGTGAAGCTAAAAGGAAAAGCCAAAGCTATAAAGGAGGATGAAGAGCAGCCGGAAAAGGGAAAGGCCACACAAAAGAGGAAAGCGGCACAGAGTAAGGCGCAGGTTGCGAAATCAGATGAGGCACCAGGAAAACGAGGGAAGGCTtcagaataa
- the tmcc1b gene encoding transmembrane and coiled-coil domains protein 1b: protein MDQVSGEPSPDEPDAGGRAEPEVGRRASEPEHGLSKITHNALENMGALGHGLKQLFQPQRRRSSVSPHDSGSSCAGASPSGPADVGSDVGDSPASTALPVDSDNTTASAPPAALSRVLQQIRGPPPMMRRGTSLQSRRSKTSSGEGPQKGSPQIHRRSTHEALLQAGRPRSSSTTDTPSSPALTDMLLTSGYHSTEEPDKLDRYDGAGPAVSPNALYGADGYDVVDSTPDPQRTKQAISQLQQKILKLTEQIKIEQTARDDNVAEYLKLANNADKQQSARIKQVFEKKNQKSAQTIQQLQRKLEHSHRKLREVEHNGIPRQPKDVLRDMHQGLKDVGAKVTGGLSSFSQATHSAAGAVVSKPREIASLIRNKFGSADNIAALNSLDETQGDEAVARALGTAQLQSIPKYGSEDDCSSATSGSAEANSTTGAPGGPPNSKGSTLEHGQTLGFDAIFQEMQELQENKGRLEESFEGIKAHYQRDYTMIMEALQEERFRCERLEEQLNDLTELHQNEILNLKQELASMEEKIAYQSYERARDIQEALEACQTRISKMELQQQQQQVVQLEGLENATARTLLGKLINVLLAVMAVLLVFVSTVANCVVPLMKTRSRTLSTLLLVVVLAFFWRHWESISEYLHRFLLDRR from the exons ATGGATCAGGTTAGTGGTGAGCCGAGTCCGGACGAGCCAGACGCAGGGGGGCGAGCAGAGCCGGAGGTCGGCCGGAGGGCTTCAGAGCCAGAGCATGGCTTGTCCAAAATCACCCACAATGCCCTAGAGAACATGGGAGCGTTGGGCCATGGTCTGAAGCAGCTCTTCCAGCCACAGCGCCGACGCTCCTCCGTTTCCCCGCACGACTCCGGCTCTTCCTGCGCAGGCGCCTCTCCCTCCGGGCCGGCCGATGTAGGGTCAGACGTAGGGGACAGTCCCGCATCTACTGCACTCCCTGTGGATTCTGACAACACCACTGCCTCCGCCCCTCCCGCAGCTCTGAGCCGTGTCCTGCAGCAGATCCGAGGTCCTCCGCCCATGATGAGGAGAGGCACGAGCCTGCAAAGCCGGCGCAGCAAAACCAGCTCTGGAGAGGGGCCCCAGAAAGGGAGCCCCCAGATCCACCGGAGGAGCACCCATGAAGCTCTGCTGCAGGCGGGACGCCCACGCTCATCCTCCACCACAGACACCCCCAGCAGCCCAGCCCTCACGGACATGCTGCTAACCTCTGGGTACCACTCCACAGAGGAACCGGACAAG TTGGACCGCTATGATGGTGCAGGGCCTGCTGTGTCGCCAAATGCCCTGTATGGGGCAGATGGATATGATGTAGTGGACAGCACGCCTGACCCTCAGCGAACCAAGCAAGCCATTTCCCAGCTACAACAGAAGATCCTGAAGCTAACCGAACAAATTAAAATAGAACAAACTGCTCGTGATGACAATGTGGCTGAATACCTGAAACTAGCTAATAATGCAGACAAGCAGCAAAGTGCACGCATCAAGCAGGTCTTCGAGAAGAAAAACCAAAAATCGGCTCAGACCATCCAACAGCTGCAGAGGAAACTGGAGCACTCCCACAGGAAGCTCCGAGAGGTGGAGCACAATGGCATCCCACGACAGCCCAAAGATGTACTTCGAGACATGCACCAGGGACTCAAAGATGTCGGAGCCAAG GTGACAGGTGGGCTTTCCAGTTTCTCCCAGGCCACTCACTCTGCTGCTGGAGCTGTGGTGTCAAAGCCACGGGAGATTGCCTCTCTCATCCGCAACAAGTTTGGCAGTGCAGATAACATTGCAGCGCTAAACTCTCTGGATGAAACACAGGGGGATGAGGCTGTGGCCAGGGCTCTCGGGACAGCGCAATTGCAATCCATTCCCAAATATGGCAGTGAGGATGACTGTTCAAGTGCTACGTCAGGCTCTGCTGAGGCTAACAGCACCACTGGAGCTCCAGGCGGACCCCCTAATTCAAAGGGCAGTACACTGGAACATGGCCAGACTTTAGGCTTTGATGCGATATTTCAAGAGATGCAAGAGCTTCAGGAAAACAAAGGGAGACTTGAGGAATCATTTGAAGGTATAAAAGCTCACTATCAACGCGATTACACCATGATCATGGAGGCACTGCAGGAAGAGCGATTCAG atGTGAACGCCTAGAAGAACAGCTTAACGATCTGACAGAACTACACCAAAATGAAATTTTAAACTTAAAGCAGGAACTAGCCAGCATGGAGGAAAAAATAGCTTATCAGTCTTATGAAAGAGCCAGAGACATACAG GAGGCGCTGGAGGCCTGTCAGACTCGTATTTCCAAAATGGagctgcagcagcagcagcagcaggtggtgcaGCTGGAGGGCCTGGAAAATGCCACGGCACGAACTCTTTTGGGAAAACTCATTAATGTCCTGCTCGCCGTCATGGCCGTGCTGCTGGTGTTTGTGTCCACTGTGGCCAACTGTGTCGTCCCCTTAATGAAAACGCGCAGCCGCACTCTATCAACTCTGCTCTTAGTGGTCGTTTTGGCCTTTTTCTGGAGGCACTGGGAGTCTATCTCCGAGTATCTGCACCGCTTTCTCTTGGACCGAAGATGA